A single genomic interval of Psychroserpens sp. NJDZ02 harbors:
- a CDS encoding plastocyanin/azurin family copper-binding protein, which produces MKKLIATLVLTLTLLVSVNAQDKMMKHDAVKTVALEQTTGEFTQKGVTISEGTYIFEIANNAVGTDVGFVLIKKGADASNPENHIKTAYVTSVVKDGETQTSSATTLAKGEYTYFCPLNKTPQYTLTVQ; this is translated from the coding sequence ATGAAAAAATTAATCGCAACTTTAGTATTGACATTAACACTTTTAGTATCTGTTAATGCACAAGACAAAATGATGAAACATGATGCTGTAAAAACAGTAGCATTAGAGCAAACTACAGGTGAGTTTACTCAAAAAGGAGTAACGATAAGTGAAGGTACTTATATTTTTGAAATAGCAAATAACGCTGTTGGAACAGATGTTGGCTTTGTACTAATCAAAAAAGGTGCTGATGCTTCTAATCCAGAAAATCACATTAAAACAGCTTATGTAACTAGTGTTGTTAAGGATGGAGAAACACAAACATCTAGCGCTACAACATTAGCAAAAGGAGAGTATACCTATTTTTGCCCATTAAACAAAACACCACAGTACACATTAACTGTACAGTAA
- a CDS encoding DUF5689 domain-containing protein, with product MKTYQIALLITSLFMGFSCVQDDDFDIPTSLAGITTYPNEDAQFNSISAILGNFGTGNGDPVIYEEVTEGVSEKYTEGYVVSSDEGGNFYKQLVIQDARENPTAAIIIQVDKNPMFTQYEFGRKVYVRLNGLAVGESNGVIQLGRLEGDQLERISSTQVTEYIKRTDVVATIVPKNVSIVDFSDGLESQYIRLNNMRFDDNLVGQTFASEINDSFNGERLMFNCLGNSFVLSTSTFSDFKSVTLPEGRGYLDGVLTRDFYDDFYTIYVNTPETVQFNDQDPCPEPLLTAYFTAASDNTNFNFEGWLNSTQEGSESWTEQVYQGNGFAEFSALSSGDASNIGWLISPMLDLDQGDGEMLTFQTEHAYPDAGHDAIKVYISTNFDGTQAGILNATWEALDFTSSLEANFDNWFTWTSSGDIDLSAYSGAGYIAFVYTGSDTNNLNSTVHLDNVFVTAQ from the coding sequence ATGAAAACATACCAAATAGCATTATTGATAACTAGCCTGTTTATGGGTTTTAGTTGTGTGCAAGATGATGATTTTGATATACCTACTAGTCTTGCGGGAATTACAACGTATCCAAATGAAGACGCTCAATTTAATTCAATTAGCGCCATTTTAGGAAATTTTGGGACAGGTAATGGAGATCCCGTAATCTATGAAGAGGTAACAGAAGGGGTTTCTGAAAAATATACAGAAGGCTATGTGGTCTCGAGTGATGAGGGTGGTAACTTTTATAAGCAGCTAGTGATACAGGATGCTCGGGAAAATCCGACAGCAGCCATTATAATTCAAGTGGATAAAAACCCTATGTTCACACAGTACGAATTTGGACGTAAAGTGTATGTTAGACTAAACGGGTTAGCCGTAGGGGAAAGTAATGGAGTGATCCAGCTAGGTCGATTGGAAGGTGATCAGTTAGAGCGTATTTCAAGTACACAAGTAACCGAATATATTAAAAGGACTGATGTGGTTGCTACTATTGTGCCAAAAAACGTTTCTATTGTGGATTTTTCTGACGGATTAGAAAGTCAATACATTAGACTAAATAATATGAGATTTGATGATAATCTCGTGGGGCAGACTTTTGCTTCAGAAATTAATGATAGTTTTAATGGAGAGCGTTTAATGTTTAATTGTTTAGGGAATAGTTTTGTTTTAAGTACAAGTACCTTTTCAGATTTTAAAAGTGTGACCTTACCCGAAGGAAGAGGATATCTTGATGGGGTTTTGACTAGAGACTTCTATGACGACTTTTATACAATCTATGTAAACACACCAGAAACTGTACAATTTAATGATCAGGATCCTTGTCCTGAGCCTTTGTTAACCGCTTATTTTACAGCAGCGTCAGATAATACTAATTTTAATTTTGAAGGATGGTTAAATAGTACTCAGGAAGGCAGCGAATCATGGACAGAACAAGTCTACCAAGGGAATGGATTCGCTGAATTTTCGGCATTATCTTCAGGGGATGCAAGTAATATAGGGTGGCTTATTTCTCCAATGCTAGATTTAGATCAAGGGGATGGTGAAATGTTAACTTTTCAAACAGAACATGCGTATCCAGATGCCGGACATGACGCAATAAAAGTTTATATTTCCACAAATTTTGATGGGACACAAGCAGGTATTTTAAATGCGACTTGGGAAGCGTTAGATTTTACGTCAAGTTTAGAGGCTAATTTTGATAACTGGTTTACTTGGACAAGTTCTGGAGATATAGACTTATCAGCTTATTCTGGAGCGGGTTACATTGCTTTTGTTTACACAGGAAGTGATACTAATAATTTAAACTCAACGGTACATTTGGATAACGTATTTGTAACAGCGCAATAA
- a CDS encoding carboxymuconolactone decarboxylase family protein: MTPIKALKRDEVNATNQAIFDQLEKAVGFVPNLYATYANSETALENYLNFANAKTSLKAKEKEVVNLAVSEVNSCIYCLSAHTAIGKMNGFTDDQILELRAGKASFDTKFNALAALAKNITETRGKTDATILNNFLDAGYNHGNLIDVIALVGDKTISNYIHNTTQVPVDFPVAQPLETVIS; this comes from the coding sequence ATGACACCTATTAAAGCACTTAAAAGAGACGAAGTAAACGCAACTAATCAAGCTATTTTTGACCAATTAGAAAAAGCAGTTGGATTTGTACCAAATTTATACGCAACCTATGCAAATAGCGAAACAGCTTTAGAGAATTACTTAAATTTTGCAAATGCAAAAACATCTTTAAAAGCAAAAGAAAAAGAAGTAGTAAATCTTGCTGTAAGCGAAGTAAACAGCTGTATTTACTGTTTATCTGCACACACGGCCATTGGTAAGATGAATGGCTTTACAGACGACCAAATTTTAGAATTAAGAGCAGGAAAAGCCTCTTTTGACACTAAATTTAATGCGTTAGCTGCTTTAGCTAAAAACATTACAGAAACTAGAGGAAAAACAGATGCAACTATCTTAAACAACTTTTTAGACGCTGGTTATAACCACGGAAATTTAATTGATGTTATTGCTTTAGTTGGTGACAAAACAATCTCTAACTACATCCATAATACAACACAAGTCCCTGTAGATTTTCCAGTAGCACAACCATTAGAAACAGTAATATCTTAA
- a CDS encoding TonB-dependent receptor, with the protein MKNTIKVMFFAVTLMFSAFTMAQSTVTGTVIDGEFNSALPSASIVEQGTSNGTISDFDGTFTFETQASSGVLVISYVGYGKKTISFSDSINLGEVLLTSDNSLDEVVVVGTGVIDLAGGRETPIAVSTIRGKDIQLKAAGNAEFGEALKNTPSVYVSSQAGGFGDSQIFLRGFDQTNTAYLLNGQPINGMEDGNMYWSNWSGMSDVANAVQIQRGLGASKLAISSVGGTVNIVSKTTENQEGGFVRFLGGNDSYAKATASYSSGLKESGWAYTVLIDHWQAYRKYSEGTAGQGQNYLFSVGYKPNEKHTLNFLLTGAPQWHDQNFSDDLENYETYGEKYNANSGYLEGSRFTERRNYYHKPVANLNWDFNIKENLELSTVLYASWGRGGGTGGIGNGRVRDNASGLIDFDQIVENNIGSATEINGGQYGTSSDSYLRRSSVNAHDWYGVLSNLSYEAGDNWSFNVGVDGRTYNGKHFYQLENTLGLDGYNDASGTNRPSDYLITETFEANPWSALFDYADDDQRFNYNYEEVINYVGSFGQAEYKNDNFSGFIQAAVSTQSYQREGFFIGNGNGLGKSEKIEKGGYNLKGGFAYKINENHAFFVNAGTFSRQPFLDNIFSNIRYENTLAEPDVDNEEITSFEGGYRFKGKEWRINVDVYSTDWGNRFLSTNGPIQPGADGVVDTADDEFSTYRLTDVTQRHKGVEFDFEYRPTAASFSFKGYGSVGDWKYDGVTPYTLQNDDTGDFIVTDGTVDLTDVKIGNAPQTSFGVGIRVKLLDGLSADIDYNIYADLYEFVDPADVAATAIAGGTYQSIGIDSYSLADAGITYNFDLGSNKMSFRGNIYNLFNESYISQKDAFGYYLGIGRTFNASLRYNF; encoded by the coding sequence ATGAAAAACACAATTAAAGTTATGTTTTTTGCAGTGACACTAATGTTTTCTGCATTTACAATGGCTCAAAGTACTGTTACAGGAACAGTAATTGACGGCGAATTTAACTCAGCACTGCCAAGTGCAAGTATTGTTGAGCAAGGTACAAGTAATGGTACAATTAGTGATTTTGATGGGACGTTTACTTTTGAAACACAGGCAAGTTCAGGTGTTCTTGTAATCTCATATGTAGGTTATGGTAAAAAAACAATCTCTTTCAGTGATAGTATTAATCTTGGTGAAGTACTTTTAACATCAGACAATTCTTTAGATGAGGTTGTTGTTGTTGGAACAGGAGTTATAGATTTAGCAGGAGGAAGAGAAACTCCAATTGCAGTTTCTACAATTAGAGGTAAAGACATTCAGTTAAAAGCAGCAGGTAACGCTGAGTTTGGTGAAGCTTTAAAAAATACACCATCGGTTTACGTATCAAGTCAAGCCGGAGGATTTGGTGATAGTCAGATCTTTTTAAGAGGTTTTGATCAAACTAATACGGCTTACTTATTAAATGGACAACCAATTAATGGGATGGAAGATGGGAATATGTACTGGTCAAATTGGTCTGGTATGAGTGATGTTGCTAATGCCGTACAGATTCAACGTGGATTAGGTGCTTCAAAGTTAGCTATATCTTCAGTAGGAGGGACAGTAAACATTGTTTCTAAAACTACAGAAAATCAAGAAGGTGGTTTTGTAAGGTTTTTGGGTGGTAACGATAGCTATGCTAAAGCAACAGCGTCATACAGTTCAGGGTTAAAAGAAAGTGGATGGGCTTACACTGTATTGATAGATCATTGGCAAGCATACAGAAAGTACTCAGAAGGTACTGCTGGACAAGGTCAAAATTATTTATTTTCTGTTGGGTATAAGCCAAATGAGAAGCATACGCTTAACTTTTTGTTAACAGGTGCGCCGCAATGGCACGATCAAAATTTTTCTGATGATTTAGAAAATTATGAGACATATGGTGAAAAATATAATGCAAATTCAGGATATTTAGAAGGATCACGTTTTACAGAAAGACGTAACTATTATCACAAACCAGTAGCTAATTTAAACTGGGATTTTAATATTAAAGAAAACTTAGAATTATCAACTGTACTTTATGCATCTTGGGGACGTGGTGGTGGAACCGGAGGTATTGGTAATGGGAGAGTACGTGATAATGCTTCAGGACTAATTGATTTTGATCAAATTGTAGAGAATAATATTGGTTCTGCAACAGAAATAAATGGTGGGCAATATGGGACTTCTAGTGATTCTTATTTAAGAAGATCATCGGTAAATGCACATGACTGGTATGGGGTACTATCTAATTTAAGCTATGAAGCAGGTGATAACTGGTCTTTTAATGTTGGTGTTGATGGTAGAACTTATAACGGTAAACATTTTTATCAATTAGAAAACACTTTAGGATTAGACGGGTACAATGATGCTTCTGGAACAAATAGACCGAGTGATTACTTGATTACAGAAACCTTTGAAGCAAATCCTTGGAGTGCATTATTTGATTATGCAGATGATGACCAAAGATTTAATTACAACTATGAAGAGGTAATTAATTATGTTGGTAGTTTTGGTCAAGCCGAATATAAAAACGATAATTTTTCTGGTTTTATTCAAGCTGCCGTTTCAACTCAATCCTATCAAAGAGAAGGATTTTTTATAGGTAATGGAAATGGTTTAGGGAAGTCCGAAAAAATAGAAAAAGGGGGTTATAATTTAAAAGGTGGTTTTGCTTATAAAATAAATGAGAACCATGCGTTTTTTGTTAATGCTGGTACCTTTTCACGTCAACCATTTTTAGACAATATTTTTTCAAATATTAGATACGAGAACACTCTAGCAGAACCTGATGTAGATAACGAAGAAATTACAAGTTTTGAAGGAGGATACAGATTTAAAGGTAAAGAATGGAGAATAAATGTAGATGTATATTCTACAGATTGGGGTAATAGATTTTTATCAACAAATGGTCCAATACAACCCGGTGCAGATGGTGTTGTAGATACTGCAGATGACGAGTTTAGTACATACAGACTTACTGATGTTACACAAAGACATAAGGGAGTAGAATTTGATTTTGAGTATAGACCAACTGCAGCTTCTTTTAGTTTTAAAGGTTACGGTTCTGTAGGAGATTGGAAGTATGATGGAGTAACACCTTATACGCTTCAAAATGATGATACTGGTGATTTTATAGTAACTGATGGAACGGTAGATTTAACAGATGTTAAAATAGGTAATGCTCCTCAAACATCTTTTGGTGTAGGGATTAGAGTTAAGTTATTAGACGGCTTATCTGCAGATATTGATTATAACATATATGCGGATTTATACGAATTTGTTGATCCTGCAGATGTTGCTGCAACGGCTATAGCTGGTGGAACTTACCAATCTATAGGAATAGATTCATACTCATTAGCAGATGCTGGTATAACTTATAACTTCGATTTAGGATCTAATAAAATGTCTTTTAGAGGTAATATTTATAATTTGTTTAATGAATCTTATATTAGTCAAAAAGATGCTTTTGGTTATTATTTGGGAATTGGAAGAACGTTTAACGCAAGTTTACGTTACAATTTCTAG
- a CDS encoding OmpA family protein, translating into MKNVLKLLLIGLFPFVFTANAQQDDSNYFQLSPRVGYDFPSYNSNTPFIDYKGGLDLGLSLDYYWNWFGVGFDFDYIKNTPESTYPTEDIYNTDRTLLSDFNLTENNISRVFYGIGPNFQYRSFSRKFTAELNTRFGLASIEGGRTYLESTSPAIPLNFHSGYKDSGVFSFKGQLRFTYYLNANWGINTGAYYMRHFDTQDLVDTPLAASSLYHPLVSSSLDSDGAFKKAEPCDCDISSVGVFAGLTYKFVKREKTKNYKCNITVTAKDRFSHEVLPNTDVVLKDLYEKIVETGKTNSYGVVVFNNVPQNDYILAGKFEAIDLEETAVLKDEFIDCNKDGSGMQKEILYSDLNFVLRGDVVECNTAIGIQGVEIILRNENRPGEKSVLSDVDGDFMFYLKQASGFVLRGRKDGYFSNEVSISSSDYDRNKSLFVDFHMCVNPCGQSIKLDNIIFDLGRWDILAAASQDLIYVVELMEDNPSIKVEMSSHTDARGRDDFNQVLSQKRAQSTVDYLLTKGISRERLLVRGAGESELLNRCKDGVDCTEEEHTVNRRTEFKVICSE; encoded by the coding sequence ATGAAAAATGTACTAAAATTGCTATTAATTGGATTGTTTCCATTTGTGTTTACAGCAAATGCTCAACAAGATGATTCTAATTATTTTCAATTATCACCAAGAGTAGGTTATGACTTCCCAAGTTATAACAGTAATACACCATTTATTGATTATAAAGGAGGCTTGGATTTGGGATTGTCTTTAGATTATTATTGGAATTGGTTTGGAGTAGGGTTTGATTTTGATTACATCAAAAACACTCCGGAAAGCACTTATCCAACGGAAGATATTTATAATACAGATCGAACACTTTTAAGTGATTTTAATCTTACCGAGAATAATATTTCTAGAGTGTTTTATGGAATTGGACCAAATTTTCAATATAGAAGTTTTTCTAGAAAGTTTACAGCAGAATTGAATACGCGTTTTGGATTAGCGTCAATTGAAGGAGGAAGAACTTATTTAGAAAGTACATCACCTGCAATTCCTTTAAATTTTCACTCAGGATATAAGGATTCTGGGGTATTTAGCTTTAAAGGTCAATTGCGTTTTACTTATTATCTAAATGCTAATTGGGGTATTAATACAGGTGCGTATTACATGCGTCATTTTGATACTCAAGATTTAGTTGATACGCCTTTAGCGGCTTCTTCACTTTACCACCCGTTAGTCTCTAGTAGTTTAGATTCTGATGGTGCATTTAAAAAAGCTGAGCCATGTGATTGTGATATTTCTTCTGTTGGCGTTTTTGCAGGATTAACTTATAAGTTTGTAAAAAGAGAAAAAACAAAAAATTATAAATGTAATATAACAGTTACAGCTAAAGATAGATTTTCGCACGAAGTTTTACCAAATACGGATGTGGTTTTAAAAGATTTGTATGAGAAGATAGTAGAAACAGGTAAAACTAATTCTTATGGAGTTGTAGTGTTTAATAATGTGCCCCAAAACGATTATATATTAGCAGGAAAATTTGAGGCTATAGATCTAGAAGAAACGGCAGTGCTAAAAGACGAATTTATTGATTGTAATAAAGACGGTAGTGGTATGCAAAAAGAAATTCTGTACAGTGATTTGAACTTTGTGCTAAGAGGAGATGTTGTAGAGTGTAATACAGCTATAGGTATTCAAGGTGTTGAAATTATTTTAAGAAATGAAAATAGACCTGGAGAGAAAAGTGTTTTATCGGATGTTGATGGCGATTTTATGTTTTATTTAAAACAGGCTTCTGGTTTTGTTTTAAGGGGGCGAAAAGATGGTTATTTTTCAAACGAAGTCTCTATTTCTTCAAGTGATTATGATAGAAATAAATCATTATTTGTGGACTTTCATATGTGTGTAAATCCATGTGGTCAGTCAATTAAGTTAGATAATATTATTTTTGACTTAGGGAGATGGGATATTTTAGCAGCAGCAAGTCAAGATTTAATTTACGTTGTAGAGTTAATGGAAGATAATCCATCAATTAAAGTAGAAATGTCATCGCATACAGATGCGAGAGGTCGCGATGATTTTAATCAAGTATTGTCTCAGAAACGAGCACAATCTACAGTTGATTACTTACTAACAAAAGGAATTTCAAGAGAGCGTTTATTAGTTCGTGGAGCAGGTGAATCAGAATTGTTAAATCGATGTAAAGATGGTGTAGATTGCACAGAAGAAGAGCATACAGTTAATCGTAGAACAGAATTTAAAGTAATCTGTTCAGAATAA
- a CDS encoding carboxypeptidase-like regulatory domain-containing protein, whose protein sequence is MTRNFLVFVFLIFSKFTLFAQDTVVKGSVNDAVTNRPISGVIVTIEDSGLTTKTDDFGQFIFRENIPFGEQVLKIEQVDYTTKRYPIIVNSGKTIDIQDMTLAYKLGDSKAMYIISISDEQLNSEDDGLTSNVSGLLQASKDAFLTAAAYDFSATFFRPRGLDNANGKVLINGLELNKQNTGRPQWGNWGGINDVQRNQDFSMGMSSNDYNFGDLAGTNNIIMRASKYRNGGRLSMASANRSYQSRLMLSYNSGLMKNNWAYSVLASRRFGNGGYVEGTLYDANSFTASVEKQINAEHSLNFTAIYAQNRRGKGTALTDEIFDLKGSQYNPFWGIQNGEIRNSRIREIEEPIIMLNHYWSISENASINTNIGYQFGTSGNTRVDNGGTRLVNFQGQDSYIGGARNTDPTYYQNLPSYFLNVDGGPTAYNYEQAYIAQQTFQNDGQFNWNDLYIANTNAANQGFNSIYAIQEDRVDDKQLMANIIFDTQLSGNIRLNAAVNYRDLKSENFAVVSDLLGGTGYLDVDFFSDETTESTDGTLTTAQSDVRNPNRIVTEGERYKYNYNIDANVFSAFAQSVFNYSKVDFYLAGNVSITNYQREGFFENGYFTGHSFGKGEKVQFKNFGTKAGATYKLSGRHILDFNGAYFTKAPNIGNTFANVRQSNMLIEDVDSQIITSLDASYVFRSTIVKTRLTGFYSSFKNGTETGFYYSEGVGNNLVQEAVTGIETQRIGAEFGIEAQVTPTIKLKGAVSVGQYTYNNNPNLTFYSQEFGVGRAVFGHGTTNLKDLHISGGPEQAVQLGFEYRDPGYWNVGVTANHFSNAYVDASAIKRSAAFVTDPELYSETQFQEGTADGAVYVLTGGEINNIDPDIAKQLLQQEKFDSYMLVNIIGGKSWRVGDYFLGFFATINNVLNQEYKTGGFEQSRRVDYRSQLAEQTNANGPVFGNRYFFGNGTTYYLNVYVRF, encoded by the coding sequence ATGACAAGAAATTTTTTAGTATTCGTCTTCTTGATTTTTTCAAAATTCACGCTCTTCGCTCAGGATACCGTAGTAAAAGGAAGTGTTAATGATGCTGTAACTAATCGACCTATATCAGGAGTGATTGTAACCATAGAGGATTCCGGTTTAACAACTAAAACAGATGATTTTGGTCAATTCATCTTTCGTGAAAATATTCCATTTGGAGAACAGGTTTTAAAAATTGAGCAAGTAGATTATACTACTAAGCGTTACCCTATAATTGTAAATAGCGGAAAAACTATCGATATACAAGATATGACTTTAGCTTACAAATTAGGTGATAGTAAGGCTATGTATATTATTTCCATTTCAGATGAGCAATTAAATAGTGAAGATGATGGATTGACTAGTAATGTTTCGGGGTTATTGCAAGCTTCTAAAGATGCTTTTTTAACTGCGGCTGCATATGATTTTAGTGCAACTTTTTTTAGGCCAAGAGGTTTGGATAATGCTAATGGTAAAGTTTTAATTAATGGTCTTGAACTAAATAAACAAAATACAGGTCGACCACAATGGGGGAATTGGGGTGGTATTAATGATGTGCAGCGTAACCAAGATTTTTCGATGGGAATGTCTTCTAACGATTATAATTTTGGAGATCTAGCTGGAACAAATAATATTATTATGAGAGCCTCTAAATACCGTAATGGTGGACGTTTGTCTATGGCATCAGCCAATAGAAGTTACCAAAGTCGTTTGATGCTTAGTTATAATTCTGGTTTGATGAAAAACAATTGGGCTTATAGTGTGTTAGCTTCCAGAAGGTTTGGAAATGGAGGTTATGTGGAGGGAACATTGTATGACGCTAATTCCTTTACGGCTTCAGTAGAAAAACAAATAAATGCCGAGCATAGTCTTAATTTTACAGCTATTTACGCTCAAAATAGAAGAGGTAAAGGAACCGCTTTAACGGATGAAATTTTTGATTTAAAAGGAAGTCAGTATAATCCTTTTTGGGGAATTCAAAATGGAGAAATAAGAAACTCTAGAATACGAGAAATAGAAGAACCAATTATAATGTTAAACCACTATTGGAGTATTTCGGAAAACGCATCAATAAATACAAATATTGGATATCAATTCGGGACCTCTGGAAATACAAGAGTAGATAATGGCGGGACGCGTTTAGTAAATTTTCAAGGACAGGATAGTTACATTGGAGGTGCACGTAATACCGATCCTACGTATTACCAAAACTTACCAAGTTATTTTTTGAATGTTGACGGAGGGCCAACAGCTTATAATTATGAACAAGCTTATATAGCACAACAAACGTTTCAAAATGATGGTCAGTTTAATTGGAATGATCTTTATATCGCTAATACAAATGCAGCAAATCAAGGGTTTAATTCAATTTATGCTATTCAAGAAGATAGAGTAGACGATAAGCAGTTAATGGCTAATATTATTTTTGATACCCAGTTAAGTGGTAACATTCGTTTAAACGCAGCAGTAAATTATAGGGATTTAAAAAGTGAAAATTTTGCGGTAGTTTCAGATTTGTTGGGAGGAACAGGTTATTTAGATGTGGATTTTTTCTCTGATGAAACAACAGAGTCTACCGATGGAACATTAACAACAGCTCAATCGGATGTAAGAAACCCTAATAGAATAGTTACAGAAGGAGAGCGTTATAAATACAATTATAATATTGATGCTAATGTATTTAGTGCTTTTGCGCAATCTGTATTTAATTACAGTAAAGTAGACTTTTATTTAGCAGGTAATGTTTCAATAACAAATTATCAACGGGAGGGGTTTTTTGAAAACGGCTATTTTACCGGTCATTCTTTTGGTAAAGGAGAAAAAGTTCAATTTAAAAATTTTGGAACAAAAGCAGGCGCAACTTATAAACTGTCTGGTAGGCATATATTGGATTTTAATGGGGCATACTTCACCAAGGCGCCTAATATTGGAAATACGTTTGCTAATGTTAGGCAGTCCAATATGCTTATTGAAGATGTGGATAGTCAAATTATTACAAGTCTAGATGCTAGTTATGTTTTTAGATCTACAATTGTAAAAACAAGGTTGACAGGGTTTTATTCTAGTTTTAAAAATGGGACAGAAACAGGATTTTATTATAGTGAAGGTGTAGGGAATAATCTAGTCCAAGAAGCGGTTACAGGGATAGAAACACAACGTATTGGAGCTGAGTTTGGTATTGAGGCGCAAGTGACACCTACGATAAAGCTAAAAGGCGCTGTTTCTGTTGGACAGTATACCTATAATAATAACCCTAATTTAACTTTTTATAGCCAAGAATTTGGCGTGGGACGTGCAGTCTTTGGTCACGGAACAACTAATCTTAAGGATTTACATATTTCTGGAGGACCAGAACAGGCAGTACAATTAGGTTTTGAGTATCGTGATCCAGGATACTGGAATGTTGGAGTTACTGCTAATCACTTCTCTAATGCGTATGTAGATGCAAGTGCAATAAAAAGAAGTGCGGCTTTTGTAACAGATCCAGAATTATATTCCGAAACCCAGTTTCAGGAAGGTACTGCGGATGGAGCTGTTTATGTTTTAACTGGTGGTGAGATTAATAACATAGATCCAGATATTGCTAAACAATTATTACAGCAAGAAAAGTTTGATTCTTATATGTTAGTCAATATAATTGGAGGTAAATCGTGGAGAGTAGGCGATTATTTTTTAGGTTTTTTTGCTACTATAAATAACGTGCTTAATCAAGAGTATAAAACGGGTGGTTTTGAACAATCTAGGCGTGTCGATTATAGAAGTCAATTAGCGGAACAAACCAATGCTAACGGACCTGTGTTTGGTAACCGTTATTTTTTTGGAAATGGAACCACTTATTATTTAAATGTTTATGTAAGATTTTAA
- a CDS encoding endonuclease/exonuclease/phosphatase family protein: MNHLNYRLTLLLLIVYINLTGQEEKNYRIHTIAFYNLENLFDTINDPTKFDEASPMMEIKVNRSKIYKKKVHNMARVISDIGNDITNNSPALIGVCEIENISVLEDVVNDPLLLSKDYAIVHFDGPDNRSIDVGLLYQKSLFQVISKSTHTLKIYDSDTHKRQNTRDQLLVTGKLEEETIHIIVNHWPSRRGGEAKSRPKRVAAAKLNKHLMDSLQSLNPYAKIITMGDLNDNPTNASVKAVLKAERKKEKVDFKGIYNPFIDMLKKRGLGTTAYRDAWSLFDQIMMTQPFLNKDYSNWTYYKAGIFNQNYLVTKKGRFKGYPLRSFADGGFTNGFSDHFPVYMYLIKEIETKKPSSK; encoded by the coding sequence ATGAACCACTTAAATTATAGACTTACATTACTATTATTAATAGTTTATATAAATCTTACTGGACAAGAAGAAAAAAATTATCGAATACACACCATAGCATTCTATAATCTAGAGAATTTATTTGACACCATTAATGATCCTACAAAATTTGACGAAGCAAGTCCAATGATGGAAATTAAGGTTAATCGTTCAAAAATCTACAAGAAAAAAGTACACAATATGGCACGTGTAATTTCTGATATTGGAAACGACATTACTAATAATAGCCCAGCATTAATAGGAGTCTGTGAAATTGAAAACATTTCTGTCCTAGAAGATGTCGTAAATGACCCTTTACTATTGAGCAAGGATTATGCTATTGTTCATTTTGATGGCCCAGACAATAGAAGTATAGATGTAGGTCTTTTGTATCAAAAATCACTATTTCAAGTGATTTCCAAAAGCACACATACCCTAAAAATATATGATAGCGACACGCATAAGCGCCAAAACACTAGAGATCAATTATTAGTTACAGGAAAGCTAGAAGAAGAAACAATACATATTATTGTTAACCATTGGCCGTCAAGACGTGGAGGAGAGGCTAAAAGCAGACCTAAACGTGTGGCAGCCGCCAAACTTAATAAACACTTAATGGATAGCTTACAATCCCTGAATCCTTACGCTAAAATAATAACTATGGGCGATTTAAATGACAATCCAACAAACGCCAGTGTAAAAGCCGTTTTAAAGGCTGAAAGAAAAAAAGAAAAAGTGGACTTTAAAGGTATTTACAACCCATTTATAGATATGTTAAAAAAACGTGGCTTAGGAACCACAGCTTATAGAGATGCCTGGAGTTTATTTGATCAGATTATGATGACTCAACCTTTTTTAAATAAAGATTATTCTAATTGGACATACTACAAAGCAGGAATTTTTAACCAAAACTATTTAGTGACAAAAAAGGGACGATTTAAAGGCTATCCTCTTCGCAGTTTTGCAGATGGCGGTTTCACCAATGGGTTTAGTGATCACTTTCCTGTGTATATGTATTTAATCAAAGAAATCGAGACTAAAAAACCTTCCAGTAAATAA